A portion of the Zymoseptoria tritici IPO323 chromosome 8, whole genome shotgun sequence genome contains these proteins:
- a CDS encoding alkaline phosphatase (Alkaline phosphatase) — protein MASNTLLSAAQWAGATSSLLLRLSAFIFLRWPFPPIVYSLFAVYIPSFYYAFTHTSPFNIISDRVYVTEQDTSPQDLQDVDPRYVDEPGMDAGKELVVEEEIEVEEKDAHAILTLLTGLPSPTSLVWSAITFFINAALVAMVVDLVWRAHFFHPAHDLSMARVGYVSHDTANILVREPDISQLPIFASYRSAETPSHLDDSWKSAGSVSDLSNLTDFTSTFKLTKLKPDTRYEYTISTDHFGTFTTPPRPGQISDRPEKSNTFTFLHSSCIKPNFPYTPFSHPLSIRGLKHLSALLPTLSAQFMLFLGDFIYIDVPHRKGSTPFHYRQEYRQVYASPDWPAATQNLPWLHVYDDHEIANDWDQSTSAPFPAANDPYALYHTSVNPPPHRPGGDNSYFSFIQGPASFFLADTRRYRTPSSPSSNSTLLGEPQLTDLLAWLAAPTPPGVRWKFFITSVPFTRNWRFGTEDTWGGYLSERRRILEAMWDVGEKGGVGVVILSGDRHEFAATSFPPPPGGKWGQEARVVEFSVSPLSMFYLPVRTYSETPLSFLPSFLSSKSGSPMSSTGVEGEDDYETDICLKYLPDGNSKFSAVSLEAPGPDGAGREGEGQAVLRYRLFVEGKETWRYTLTTPEGGQGHVKGRGRAWDAVWG, from the coding sequence CCCTTCCCACCGATCGTATACTCCCTCTTTGCTGTCTACATCCCGTCTTTCTACTACGCTTTCACCCATACTTCGCCTTTCAACATCATCTCAGATCGAGTCTACGTGACCGAACAGGATACCTCGCCTCAAGACCTACAAGATGTTGATCCTCGATACGTCGATGAGCCGGGCATGGATGCAGGCAAAGAGctggtcgtggaggaggagatcgaagTAGAAGAGAAGGATGCACACGCTATTTTGACTCTACTCACGGGTCTGCCGAGTCCAACGAGTCTGGTTTGGAGTGCCATAACGTTCTTCATCAACGCAGCACTCGTGGCCATGGTCGTTGACCTGGTCTGGAGGGCACACTTCTTCCATCCCGCCCATGACCTTTCCATGGCACGAGTAGGCTACGTCTCCCACGATACCGCCAATATTCTCGTCCGCGAGCCGGACATATCTCAACTGCCTATCTTCGCGTCATACCGATCAGCCGAAACGCCATCTCATTTGGACGATTCGTGGAAATCTGCTGGCAGTGTTTCCGACCTCTCTAACCTCACAGACTTCACCTCTACCTTCAAGCTCACCAAGCTCAAACCCGACACTCGCTATGAGTATACCATTTCGACCGACCACTTTGGGACATTCACCACTCCACCTCGTCCAGGTCAGATCTCTGATCGTCCTGAGAAGTCGAATACCTTCACGTTCCTCCACTCCTCGTGCATCAAACCCAACTTTCCATATACGCCATTCTCCCATCCTCTCTCGATCCGCGGTCTCAAACACCTTTCCGCACTACTTCCAACTCTATCCGCCCAGTTCATGCTCTTCCTTGGTGACTTTATCTACATCGACGTGCCCCACCGCAAAGGCTCAACTCCCTTCCACTACCGACAAGAATACCGACAAGTGTACGCCTCCCCGGACTGGCCCGCTGCCACACAAAACCTCCCTTGGCTACACGTCTACGATGACCACGAAATCGCCAACGACTGGGATCAGTCCACCTCTGCCCCATTTCCCGCCGCCAATGATCCCTACGCCCTGTACCACACCTCCGTCAACCCACCACCTCACCGCCCCGGCGGTGATAACTCCTACTTCTCCTTCATCCAAGGTCCCGCGTCCTTCTTCCTGGCCGACACCCGCCGCTACCGtactccatcctctccctctagcaactccaccctcctcggCGAACCCCAACTCACTGACCTCCTCGCCTGGCTCGCTGCCCCAACCCCACCCGGCGTTCGCTGGAAATTTTTCATCACCTCCGTGCCCTTCACCCGCAACTGGCGCTTCGGCACAGAAGATACATGGGGCGGGTATCTCTCCGAACGCCGCCGAATCCTCGAAGCGATGTGGGATGTCGGCGAGAAGGGAGGCGTGGGCGTTGTTATTTTGTCGGGCGATAGACATGAATTCGCAGCCACATCGTTCCCGCCTCCGCCAGGAGGAAAGTGGGGTCAGGAAGCGAGAGTGGTGGAGTTTAGTGTGAGTCCGTTGAGTATGTTCTACTTGCCCGTGAGAACATATTCGGAGACGCCGCTGTCCTTCCTGCCTTCCTTCTTGAGCTCTAAATCTGGCTCGCCAATGTCGTCGACCGGagtggaaggagaagacgactACGAAACAGATATTTGTCTCAAGTACCTCCCAGATGGAAACAGCAAATTCTCCGCTGTGAGTCTGGAAGCTCCTGGCCCGGATGGTGCGGGCAGAGAAGGCGAGGGCCAGGCTGTGTTGCGGTATCGATTGTTCGTGGAGGGGAAGGAGACGTGGCGGTACACTCTTACGACGCCGGAGGGTGGACAGGGACATGTGAAAGGGAGGGGGAGGGCTTGGGATGCTGTGTGGGGATGA